TTGTGTCAATTTGGTAATCAGGTCCCAATATTATCTTCAGTTCACAAACTAAAGCCACAATTAACTGAGGGTTTCATGTGATGGTGGCACGTCAATCCAAttattaatatgtcattatctCAGTGGTCCAAGACCAGTTGGTCCCGGACATAGGATTGAAGGGATTTTATGTGTAAAATTTGTAAAGTTGAAACAATTTAGAATGGTTTATtccttttcatatatgtattttaCATTTATGTATGGAAATGTGACAGGAAAACAGTGGCTGAATATAGCACAAGTGTGAGAGTGCTAGTCCTGAGTTTGCTTGAGCTCATATCAGAAAGCTTAGGCTTGGATAAAGATTATATAAACCAATCACTAAGCAAACATGGACAACATATGGCAATGAACTATTATCCACCATGTCCAGAGCCAGATCTTACTTTTGGACTGCCAGGCCACACCGACCCTAACTTAATCACCGTTCTTCTTCAAGACCATGTCCCAGGACTGCAAGTTCTCCGAAATCATAAGTGGATTGCTCTTAATCCTATTCCTAACACCTTCATTGTCAACCTTGGAGATCAAATGGAGGTAATTAGTAATGGAAAATACAAGAGTGCGCTTCATAGAGCAGTTGTGAATTCTCAAGAAGGAAGAATCTCAATTCCAACATTTTACTGCCCTTCTTCTGATGCTGTTATTCGACCTGCTCCGGCTTTGATCGACGATCATCATCCGGCGGTCTATAGAGATTTCACATATGTTGAATACTATCAGAAATTCTGGAACAAAGAACTTGCAAAAGGATGCTGCTTGGACCTTTTCAAGATTCCTTGATTGGGGAAAGATGAGTTTATGGTAGAGGAATGTGGTATTTTTCGTAGCAAAAGAGATCGtgtgtttttctttatatatatgcATAGAGAGAGGAGGGATTATGAAAGAAATGTGTTAGTAACCACTGTTTGTTTGTATGTTTGGCTCTGTTCTTTGAGCAGAGGGGGAAGTTCATCTTCCTGTGgagcttatatatatatatatatatatatagagagagagagagagagagagagattcatAGAGGAAGGAGGGATCGATTATGAAAGAATTGTGTAAGTAAACACTGTTTGTATGTTCGGCTTTGTTCTTTGTGAGGGGGAAGTTCATCTTTCTGGGAGCTTGCAGCTCATTTTATCTTTCCTTTCCTGTCAATTTCAGCTATTATCACTGCAATTttctatttctttatttattctcTATTTCTCTATTTCTGTTTCTATCAAGTGCATACAGTAAAAGTTGAGAATTGGACTCGACAAGCACAT
The DNA window shown above is from Euphorbia lathyris chromosome 1, ddEupLath1.1, whole genome shotgun sequence and carries:
- the LOC136210903 gene encoding protein DMR6-LIKE OXYGENASE 2-like; this encodes MASTKNLLLSDLASSGLTHVPSNYIRPISDRPNLDDVQLSDDSISLIDLQHLHGPDHGLLVDSIGKACLHDGFFQVKNHGISEEMINSIMNTARDFFNLPESERLKSYSDDPTKTTRLSTSFNVKTEKVANWRDFLRLHCYPLEDYIHEWPSNPPQFRKTVAEYSTSVRVLVLSLLELISESLGLDKDYINQSLSKHGQHMAMNYYPPCPEPDLTFGLPGHTDPNLITVLLQDHVPGLQVLRNHKWIALNPIPNTFIVNLGDQMEVISNGKYKSALHRAVVNSQEGRISIPTFYCPSSDAVIRPAPALIDDHHPAVYRDFTYVEYYQKFWNKELAKGCCLDLFKIP